The Rattus rattus isolate New Zealand chromosome 16, Rrattus_CSIRO_v1, whole genome shotgun sequence genomic interval AGCACCCAGTTCTCTTCAGTCCAGCCCTGGATTCCAGAAGAAATCCCGActcctgtataaaggaaagctaagGCAAACAGCATCAAAGTCTACTTTATTGGTAATAGGGCATGGATTcgtgaaaagaaaatttctcaaagaaaagaattGGCTGTGGTTTCTTATTTATACAGTCCTTAGTTCTCCCTTTACTCTAAGAGAAAAGTAACTGTAGATAAGGTGCTCACTGCACATTGcaagatcctgagttcagatccccagaatgcACAGAAAGCCAGATGCCAGTAGCGAAGTCTCACTCTGTCATTTCCCGTTTCTTTGCCCCATCTTGAGTGGGTGggggtgcgtgtgcatgtgtgtgtgtgtgtgcgcgtgtgcatgtgtgtgtgtgcgtgtgtgtgtgcgcgcgtgttcGTGGTGTGCACCTGACATACTCATGTCAGAAGACaccttgtgggagtcagttctctcctgccactgtTTGGGAGGCTTCAATTCCTGTCATCAGGCTCAGCAGCCTTTCCAGTTGGAGGATTCTTAGAGGTTGTCCTTACATACAACTCAGTTGCTATACCAAGGTACTTACAGAGAGATTGGGGTCAGACAGGAGATGCCCCAGAAGCTCCCACACAGGCCAGGTAGCCTGGTATGTATACTGGCAGACAAGAGAGACACTGTCGTGCttgtaaaaagagaaagagaaaggggatataTTTTggatgtgtggtgaggtatggtggaagggggtgcctccgcaggcccatgctgaggcatcccttacccctgagggaccagtcacAGGATGgtatagcagagagagagagagagagagagagagagagagagagagagaggaagaagaggaggaggagggggaggaggaagagggggaggaggaagaggggggggaggaaagagaagagaagtagagaaggccatgagcacatggagagaggggggaagggaagggggagaggggggagcaagaaggagagagcaagagagagcagagagggcaagcagccccctttagagtgagtcaggcacacctggctattaccaggtaactgtggggtggagcttagacaaaatgctaataGAGACTATTTCAAAcaaggaagaaaccaagaacaAACACTCAAGATTGTCCTCTAATGCTTACACACAAGCGGTGGCATGCTCACATATGAGCATGTgcacaccacccaccacacataccacacacacacacacacacacacacacacacacacacacacacacactcccctaaCGAAACATACTACTGAAAGAACAGTTGTCTTTACTGTTATGTAAGATCAAAAAACATTTAGTGTGATCCGGACTCAAAAGAGGATCAGCAAAAATCTCACAAACACAAAACTATAAAGTATAGAGCTATGGGCATGAGTCAGTGAGCTGCGTCCTGTTTAATAACTCTGAAATTCCCATTCTTTCAACACGGTGGAAACACGGTGCTATATTTAGTTCTTCAAACACTGTGAGTAAAAAGCTCAAGCCATTCCAAGATTTGAAAGTCAAATTAGCTTAAACTGAGAAATGTCCACATTGATTCTTTAAATAAATCAGATTTGAGGACCTGAAAAATGCCATAGGGGCTGCTACCAAGCCTGGTGACCAAAGTTCAGTACCTGAGAACCACATGGTTAAAGGGGAGAACTGagcctgaaagttgttctctgactctACATAGaagtacacatatgcacatatacatcatacaaaTAAacgtaatatttttttaaaatgtatttcagcagcctttaatcccaacagtagggaggcagaggcaggcagatctcggagaatttgaggccagtctggtctacacaagAGTTCCAGTCTGGCCAGGACTATAAAGTTAGACcatatatctaaaagaaaaacaaaacaatcagaccagacagatggctcagcacatgGTGGCATTGCTGCAAacctgagaacttgagtttgataTCCAGGAcacacatagtagaaggagagaactgacttctgaaagcAGTGggatgtacacatgcatgcatgcacgcacacacacacacacacacacacacacacacacacacacacacacacacacagagagaaaagagagagagagagagagagagagagagggatggggggaggaagacagattgtacatagatacatagatagatagatagatagatagatagataatagatagatagatgataagtgcatagatagatacatagatagataatagatataaatAGGCAGATATTATAGAAAGGTAAtagtagatacatacatacattcatatatacatacacagattaAATATTGTGTTAATTacttattgctatgacaaaatacttgacaaatgCAGCTtgaggaaagaaaggtttattttggctcacagtttaaggACACACTCCATCATGGTAAGAAAGGAGTGGTGGCAAGAGTGCGAAGCAGTCAGTCGCGTTGCATCCacggtcaggaggcagagaaaacacacaggcaTCAGCtgactttctcctctctcatctaGTCAGAGACCAGAGCCCACAGGATGGTAGCGTTCACATCCAGGGTAGGGCTTCGCATCTCAACTAACGTGGTCTAGAAAACCCTTTATAGAGATGACCAAGGCCTATCTCCACGATGATCCTAGACACCGCCCAACTGACACTCGTTAACCATAACACCATCCAAATGATTCGGTGAATCCCTGGTGCTAATGCAGTAAACCTGCTACCAAAAGAAAACCTGAATAAACTCCCTGGTTTGACTGCTCACACAGTGTGGCAACACATTATTAGTTTCCCGATACTTTTGCTGGAGATGATGCTGTAACTGAAGCCACCAGAGGAtgtctccttcctgtcctccaggGGGAAGCGGTTCTTCTCTCTGTCCCACGGTCTTCCCGTTACCTAGGGTCGAGTGACTAACTGTTATCTTCCCTTCCGCTCTTAGCCTGGGTTGTCTACCTTTGCTGGCTTTCTAGCAAAGCTAGTGGGAGAACGCACTGTTCGACCATGTGACTTCCAAAATGAGTGATCTCTAAAGTCAACTAAGAGGTCGGGGTGTAACCTCAGTTGGCAAatctagcatgcatgaagtcccaAGATCCATCCACAGCACAGCAAGTGTGgcggcacatacctgtaatcccaggtctTGGGAAATAGGAGGAGGATTCTCAGCTACACGGGAAGTTGAAGGACAGCTGAGGacacgtgagaccctgtctcagttgGCCTGTCGATGAAGTCTACTAAAAGCAAAGGAAGCTGAAGGGTACATTTGGGTTCCCCTTGATTTCACAAGACGCAGTCTACCAGGCCTGTGCGTTTGGCATGTTCAAAACTTTTCTAGAAGGAAGAACTCATTTCTTATAAAGTGGTCTTACAACACCCAAGTCCCCCTGCAGACACCAGGGTAGGAATGTCACAATACAGTGTAAGAAAAACACACCTTTCAGACACCTACCACTTACTACACAGacctccaccccactccacccacttATGTACTTTATCTGAGGGACACACATGATCCTTAGATTGGCTTTCTGCGCTCCTGTGTGTGAACTCCATGACCAAACCTCTGCCCAGCCTGTTTATGTAGCTCTTTTCATTGCTTTCTGGGGAGGAATTTCTTTAGCCTCTCTCATTGGCTGTGGAATCGCCTCCCCTGGGCAGGATGCCAGGCCTCAAGGCAAGAACCTCGTTTCCTGTGTAGATTGTCCACCTGGGCACTACAGTAGCAATGGTGCCTGTCCTGttgtccctgcctctccttctggGTCCTGCAGTCCTTCAGGAGACTGGTGAGTGAGCAAAACCAAGgaagattgggaggggaacaaagggaaggcagaaaacaaaatgttGGGCCACAAGAAGAACCCTTTGTGTACCTGGGATTCTCATATATCTTGTGCTAACGGGTTTGTAAAGTTGCCAATTGACTTTGCTCACCTATGAGTATTCGAGACTTGTGGTAGATAAGGCCTTAAAGAGCATGAATCTGAGAGCTAGTGGTGTGGCTCACTTGATAGGATACTTGTTATGCATGCAGACAGCCTTGGGCTCAAtccctcagcaccacataaaccaagtatctcacacctataatcccaacacaagggagctggaggcaggaggttcaaaagttcaaggctataTGTCATATACTAGATTGTTTTGTAGATCTTCCTTTATTGTAGGCTTCGTGCATGCATAGCAAGCACCGTATCAAGTGAACTACACTGCTCGTCCTCAGATCCTTTAAGGTCTTATTTAATGCAGTGAGTTCCTGAAGGCTTCTAGAAGGATGAACAATTATAACCGGCAACTTTGCAAACCCATTACTACTATCAGTGAGGTGGAGGTCTGCATAGTAAGTGGTAGATGTGTGTTATTCTTACAGTAGAGTCAGACAGTGGAATTGAATAAGGGCCATAGAGTTTCCTctactctctcccttccccttcttccacgGGCTGGACACATTTGTCTGACTCTGGAGGAAGAGATCCCAGGGGAAAATGCAGAGGCAGGTTAGAAGACTCTGTGAGGAAACCAGGACTTTCCTTGGCAGCGACATAAGGCAAGAACCTCTAGGAGAGAAGACAGCAGGGGACCAGGGGGAGCCACATCAGTTCCAGGATGGGGAATGAGGTTgttcactgtgcacacacacacacacacacacacacagagagagagagagagagagagagagagagagagagagagagagagagaaataatttttttcttttctttttttcggagctggggaccgaacccagggctttgcacttgctaggcaagcgctctatcactgagctaaatccccaaccccaacaaaaataattttatatgcaaAGTAGAGGATACAGTGTAGAGACAACACAGAATAAGCTCTGGCATGTCatcctgaagaaaggaagaaccCTTCACATGCGTAAACCTCCCATGGCGTGAGACTGGCAGCAAGAGTATAAACCCCACCCCTCACAATCTCCTCTCCTTCTGCAGGGTCTTATTCTCTGATCTTCCTCTACACCGGGTTGTCCAGGCCCAGCAAAGGCCTCCCGAGGTTTCAAGCCACCGCATTTCTCAATGATCAGGCCTTCTTCCACTACAACAGCAACAGTGGGAAGGCAGAGCCCGTGGAACCCTGGAGCCATGTGGAAGGAATGGAGGACTGGGAGAAGGAGAGCCAGCTTCAGAGAGCCAGGGAGGAGATCTTCCTCGTGACCCTGAAAGACATCATGGACTATTACGAGGACAGTACAGGTCAGAGAGCccagtgagggtgtgtgtgtgtgtgtgtgtgtgtgtgtgtgtgtgtgtgtgtgtgtgtgtgtgtgttatctgatGCAGTCCATGAGTATGAGTGGAAAGGATTCCACAGAGTAAAACAAgacacatcagatatttacattaaaaagcaTAGtggtagcaaatttacagttatgaagtgacaACAAAGTAATTTTGTAGTTGGGGTGAcaacaacatgagggactgtattaaagggttgcactcttaggaaggttgagagccactacAAGGAAGTGGTATCACAGTTCCTTCCTACGCAGGCACCAGTGACATTTCATCTCCATACCCTGACTCCCTTGAGAGGGAATCAGATTCAACACGACCCAAGTGGGGAGCAATAGAGAAGAATTCTCAGTGTCCTCCTCTGGACTCTGAGTGTGTACACACGGGTACACATAACTGCATACACAACCATGTGcttatactacacacacacacacacacacacacacacacacacactcaccacaattacttaattaattaacAGTAACTTGCACTTACTGAGCACTTAACTCTGTACCAGGCTCAGGTGTGAACACATTTAATGGTCAAAATAACATCTTCAAAGATTATTACTCTTCTCATTTCAGGgattaattttaagtattttacttAACTGTAAATTTCATAGTTCAATCAACAAAACAGGTGAGTGAACAAGAGAGAGGTCTGGAATTTAAATCGGGACAGCTTAAGAGCTTTTAGAGCCAACAGCACTCGGGACAGAGTAAATATCTGGTGTTGTATTCAGACTGACCTGTTGTAGGTCGGTTACTTTGTGTAAGCATCATTGTTCTTGGGCAAGGGGGTGAAGGCTTCAGAGACTTGGAGTAAACACCAAACAGGTTTAGAGGATGGTGGCTTAtcagtaatcccagcatccagaaaacttgagacaggagattgcTGGGTTATATGATGAGAaccaggccagtgtgggctataAAGtgtggccctgtctcaaaactaaacagAGGAATAAGCTACTAACCACTGAAAGGAGGGGAATGACTCAATTATGTATAGAGCAATGATTTGGATGCAATATAAACCTGACAAGTAAGAATTCCGACAATCTGAAAGAAACCACAAATAATTCCTATTTAACTTGAAAATGGAATCCGGTGTGATTGTGTTTAATTCTGAAGAATTCACCATCCACTAAAACACCTAAGTTCATTAGAAATAATGATGTAAAAATGCTTCAAATCTGAGAGCTTACCTAGCATTCAAGAAGTTCTGGgttccccagtgaacgtgattgttggggggagggtggtaatgaggggggaggatggggagggaaagcccatatagaaggggaggggaaggggttagggggatgttggcccagaaaccgggaaggggaataacaatcgaaatgtaaataagaaatactcaagttaataaagattaaaaaaaaaaaaaagaagttctgggttcagttctgggcactGTATAAAACTGGGTATAGTGTCACACACCCAGATAATCCTATCTAGCACTAGGGAGATGAAAACatgagggtcagaagttcaaagtcacccttggTACCTAGAGTATCTGAGGCTATTACACGAGACCCTGTTAGACAAAAACAGAATTGGAATCTATCTACAACTTATCCCAGGAACTTCTCTGACTATAAAGAATGTGTTCCCTCTCAGAACGGCCTGAAATGCCCAGCCAAGTAGTTTCCTCCTCGGTTTTGTGCCTGGCTAGCAACCTGTTTGCCAAGATAAAGAATTGAGTGTTTAGATGTCCCAAGCATACAGGAACTGAAAGTCACTCAGCTGGAGTTGGCATCCATCTAACTGACtccctgtggggctggggaggctACAGGGTCTCACACCTTTCAGGGAATGTTTGGTTGTGAGATCACAAATAACAGAAGTAGTGGAGCAGTCTGGAGGTATGCCTACGATGGAGAAGATTTCATCGAATTCAACAAGGAAATCCCAGCCTGGATCCCCTTAGACCCAGCAGCCGCAAACACCAAGCTGAAGTGGGAGGCAGAAAAGGTCTATGTGCAGCGAGCCAAGGCATACCTAGAGGAGGAGTGTCCTACAATGCTGAAGAAGTACCTGAACTACAGTAGATCTCACCTGGACCGAACAGGTACACACTGCTTTTATGATCTACTCCACGTACTAAACTGAAAACCAAGGTCATCTCAGTGCAAGGGACAATAGCAGGTTGCCCCATAAACCCTTCTAGTCCCTTCATCCTCCAGGTTTCATGTACTAGGAGTCATTTCTTTTGAATGCATGACATGAGAGCCAAAAGGaacattcattaaaattttagGTCAGAAAAGCCAGAGGGATAGCTCAATTGTACAGCGcctacctagaatcccccagtgtgGGGcttggggcgtggctcagtggtagagcccctgcctagaatcccccagtgaagggctgggggtgtggctcagtggtagagcccctgccaagaatcccccagtgaagggctgggggtgtggctcagtggtagagtccctgcctagaatcccccagtgaggggctgggggcgtggctcagtggtagagcccctgcctagaatcccccagtgagggactgggggcgtggctcagtggtagagcacctgactagaatcccccagtgagagctCAGCAGTGGAGCACCGTCTGGCATGTACAGGAGTCTggattcaatcctcagcactTAAAGTCAGGAACGTAGCTCAATGGCAGCATTCCCTGAATAACCTCCACTTTGCAGCACATGCAGTAATTcaagcactcagaaagctgaggctggaggattgtgatgagttcaaggccagcctacatgACAAGTACCAGGCCAGctagaccctgtttcagaaatcAGGTGGGAGgtacaaaaaaatataataatgaagAATAAACTGGGGCTCAGCTTCTGGGTCCTCAAATTCCATAGTTCAGATACCAAATACAATACAGTGAGGCCTCTTGCAGACAGAACTAAGGAACTGGGCTGTTATTCAGGTAGTAGGGAGCGGTGGGGTTAGCTATAAAGCACACTCAAGACACTCAAAAtctgggcatggtagtacatgccagtaatcccagcactcagagcaaGGATAtctgttcaaggacatcctgggctatataatcTTTGTTTCAttatctgtgtgaatgtatgatgtttgtatatttgtatgtatgcatacattttatatgtattctATCTCTATATTTTGTTATCTGTgggtatgtattatatatatatatatatatgtatcctgtctctctgttttgttatgtatctgtatgtatgctgtgtgtatgtatttatgtatgtatgtatgtatgtatgtatatgcatatatatgtatgacggtgaatgtgcagagagcagaagaCAACCTCAGCTGTTGGTACtgaccttccaccttgtttgagacaccAGGTTAGCCCACCCACCAGCTTCCAGgtatttccctgtctctgtcacccATCACCATATATGAGCTCTGAGAATAGAGACATACaggactgcatgtatgtcttttaCATGTGTTCTAGAGATTCACATTCAGATCATCATATTTAtgcagcaagccctttacccactgaactagcTCCCCAATCCTTTGTCTCAATCAGTTGCCATCTGAAGTCAATACACCGTAACAAAAGGCAGGGAGTAAGAGACATACCATATAACCATATGGTTCTGGACATACCATATAACCCAACAGGGAAAGCTTAGGCA includes:
- the Azgp1 gene encoding zinc-alpha-2-glycoprotein, whose amino-acid sequence is MVPVLLSLPLLLGPAVLQETGSYSLIFLYTGLSRPSKGLPRFQATAFLNDQAFFHYNSNSGKAEPVEPWSHVEGMEDWEKESQLQRAREEIFLVTLKDIMDYYEDSTGSHTFQGMFGCEITNNRSSGAVWRYAYDGEDFIEFNKEIPAWIPLDPAAANTKLKWEAEKVYVQRAKAYLEEECPTMLKKYLNYSRSHLDRTDPPTVKITSHVAPGRNRIFRCLAYDFYPQRISLHWNQASKKLASEPERDVFPNGNGTYLSWVEVEIPPQNRDPFVCHIEHKGLSQSLSVQWDEKSKV